One Alnus glutinosa chromosome 3, dhAlnGlut1.1, whole genome shotgun sequence genomic region harbors:
- the LOC133864448 gene encoding uncharacterized protein LOC133864448 isoform X1, with product MGFEGSGVKELLGLKVTPKHKRSKSFPDKKKVEEDKLDSSFEASDHIKLDMGHLKDIKTKEKHSPKAEVQDSLKQEILQLEKRLQVQFEVRHALENAMGYRSSSHDNTTEALVPKPATELIKEVAVLELEVAYLEQYLLSLYRTAFDQQISSVSPSAKDERSKSPINTPKGRILQASRPNFTSMRESSAVQSGCEALDNPCKEPNTIDGEEKLLDSAVHRCHSSLSQRSAFFTRIPPPADSLDKALRACHSQPLSMMEYAQHASSNIISLAEHLGTRISDHVPETPNKLSEDMIKCMSALYCKLADPPLANNGLSSPNSTMSSMSAFSPRDQCEMWSPGFRNNSSFDVRLDNPFHVEGLKEFSGPYSTMVEVPWIYRDGQKLGDAEPLLQNFRSLICRLEEVDPRELKHEEKLAFWINIHNALVMHAFLAYGIPQNNVKRVFLLLKAAYNIGGHIISADTIQSSILGCRMSRPGQWLRLLLSPRTKFKSGDERQAYAIEHPEPLLQFALCSGSHSDPAVRVYTPKRVFQELEAAKEEYIRATFGVSKNHKILLPKIVESFVKDSGLCPAGVIEMIQLSLPESLKKSVKKCQLGKSRKTIEWVPHNFTFRYLISKELVK from the exons ATGGGGTTTGAGGGGAGTGGAGTTAAGGAACTGCTGGGACTGAAAGTAACACCAAAGCACAAGCGTTCAAAGAG CTTTCCTGATAAGAAAAAAGTTGAGGAAGATAAACTGGATAGTTCCTTTGAAGCCTCTGACCATATAAAGCTG GATATGGGGCACTTAAAGGATATTAAAACCAAGGAGAAACATTCCCCTAAGGCTGAAGTCCAAGATTCTTTAAAGCAAGAG ATTCTACAACTTGAGAAGAGATTACAAGTCCAATTTGAGGTCCGCCACGCTTTAGAAAATGCAATGGGTTATAGGTCCTCCTCTCATGATAATACAACTGAAGCCTTAGTGCCCAAG CCAGCCACGGAGTTAATCAAGGAAGTTGCAGTGTTAGAGTTGGAAGTTGCGTATTTGGAGCAATATCTTCTGTCCTTGTACCGGACAGCATTTGATCAACAAATATCCTCTGTATCTCCATCTGCCAAGGATGAAAGATCTAAATCACCTATAAATACTCCAAAAGGGAGGATCCTCCAAGCTTCCAGGCCTAATTTTACATCAATGAGGGAAAGTTCAGCAGTACAATCTGGTTGTGAGGCACTTGACAATCCATGCAAGGAACCCAATACAATTGATGGAGAAGAGAAGCTATTAGATTCTGCTGTTCATCGCTGTCACTCATCATTATCCCAACGTTCGGCATTTTTTACTAGAATTCCACCTCCGGCAGATTCTTTGGATAAGGCTTTACGAGCATGTCACTCCCAACCTTTGTCTATGATGGAG TATGCTCAGCATGCTTCATCAAATATAATCAGTCTGGCGGAGCATCTCGGTACCCGCATCTCTGATCATGTTCCAGAGACACCTAACAAGCTTTCTGAAGACATGATCAAGTGCATGTCAGCGTTATATTGCAAGCTAGCTGACCCGCCTTTGGCAAACAATGGCCTGTCATCTCCCAATTCAACTATGTCGTCGATGAGTGCATTTTCTCCACGAGATCAGTGTGAAATGTGGAGTCCAGGGTTCAGGAATAATTCATCTTTTGATGTACGCTTAGATAATCCTTTCCATGTGGAAGGACTCAAAGAGTTCAGTGGACCATACAGCACAATGGTTGAAGTACCTTGGATTTACAGAGATGGTCAGAAACTGGGTGATGCTGAACCTCTGCTACAAAATTTCAG GTCACTTATCTGTCGATTAGAAGAAGTTGATCCTAGGGAGTTGAAACATGAAGAGAAGCTGGCCTTCTGGATTAACATACACAATGCATTGGTGATGCAT GCATTTTTGGCTTATGGGATTCCACAAAACAATGTAAAGAGAGTTTTTCTACTCTTAAAG GCTGCATACAACATCGGTGGTCACATCATCAGCGCGGACACTATACAGAGTTCTATCCTGGGTTGCCGGATGTCTCGTCCTGGACAG TGGCTTCGCTTGTTACTTTCTCCAAGAACAAAATTCAAATCTGGAGATGAACGGCAAGCATATGCAATTGAGCATCCAGAACCCCTTTTACAATTTGCACTCTGTTCGGGAAGCCATTCTGATCCTGCG GTTCGTGTGTACACACCCAAGAGAGTATTCCAAGAGCTGGAAGCTGCAAAAGAAGAGTACATTCGGGCTACCTTTGGTGTAAGCAAGAATCATAAAATCCTCTTACCAAAGATCGTCGAGTCATTTGTGAAGGACTCCGGTTTGTGTCCGGCTGGAGTGATAGAGATGATCCAACTGTCtttgcctgaatctttgaagaAGAGTGTTAAGAAATGTCAGCTAGGAAAATCCCGCAAGACCATTGAGTGGGTTCCTCACAATTTCACGTTTCGGTATTTGATATCTAAAGAGCTGGTTAAGTGA
- the LOC133864448 gene encoding uncharacterized protein LOC133864448 isoform X2: MGHLKDIKTKEKHSPKAEVQDSLKQEILQLEKRLQVQFEVRHALENAMGYRSSSHDNTTEALVPKPATELIKEVAVLELEVAYLEQYLLSLYRTAFDQQISSVSPSAKDERSKSPINTPKGRILQASRPNFTSMRESSAVQSGCEALDNPCKEPNTIDGEEKLLDSAVHRCHSSLSQRSAFFTRIPPPADSLDKALRACHSQPLSMMEYAQHASSNIISLAEHLGTRISDHVPETPNKLSEDMIKCMSALYCKLADPPLANNGLSSPNSTMSSMSAFSPRDQCEMWSPGFRNNSSFDVRLDNPFHVEGLKEFSGPYSTMVEVPWIYRDGQKLGDAEPLLQNFRSLICRLEEVDPRELKHEEKLAFWINIHNALVMHAFLAYGIPQNNVKRVFLLLKAAYNIGGHIISADTIQSSILGCRMSRPGQWLRLLLSPRTKFKSGDERQAYAIEHPEPLLQFALCSGSHSDPAVRVYTPKRVFQELEAAKEEYIRATFGVSKNHKILLPKIVESFVKDSGLCPAGVIEMIQLSLPESLKKSVKKCQLGKSRKTIEWVPHNFTFRYLISKELVK, encoded by the exons ATGGGGCACTTAAAGGATATTAAAACCAAGGAGAAACATTCCCCTAAGGCTGAAGTCCAAGATTCTTTAAAGCAAGAG ATTCTACAACTTGAGAAGAGATTACAAGTCCAATTTGAGGTCCGCCACGCTTTAGAAAATGCAATGGGTTATAGGTCCTCCTCTCATGATAATACAACTGAAGCCTTAGTGCCCAAG CCAGCCACGGAGTTAATCAAGGAAGTTGCAGTGTTAGAGTTGGAAGTTGCGTATTTGGAGCAATATCTTCTGTCCTTGTACCGGACAGCATTTGATCAACAAATATCCTCTGTATCTCCATCTGCCAAGGATGAAAGATCTAAATCACCTATAAATACTCCAAAAGGGAGGATCCTCCAAGCTTCCAGGCCTAATTTTACATCAATGAGGGAAAGTTCAGCAGTACAATCTGGTTGTGAGGCACTTGACAATCCATGCAAGGAACCCAATACAATTGATGGAGAAGAGAAGCTATTAGATTCTGCTGTTCATCGCTGTCACTCATCATTATCCCAACGTTCGGCATTTTTTACTAGAATTCCACCTCCGGCAGATTCTTTGGATAAGGCTTTACGAGCATGTCACTCCCAACCTTTGTCTATGATGGAG TATGCTCAGCATGCTTCATCAAATATAATCAGTCTGGCGGAGCATCTCGGTACCCGCATCTCTGATCATGTTCCAGAGACACCTAACAAGCTTTCTGAAGACATGATCAAGTGCATGTCAGCGTTATATTGCAAGCTAGCTGACCCGCCTTTGGCAAACAATGGCCTGTCATCTCCCAATTCAACTATGTCGTCGATGAGTGCATTTTCTCCACGAGATCAGTGTGAAATGTGGAGTCCAGGGTTCAGGAATAATTCATCTTTTGATGTACGCTTAGATAATCCTTTCCATGTGGAAGGACTCAAAGAGTTCAGTGGACCATACAGCACAATGGTTGAAGTACCTTGGATTTACAGAGATGGTCAGAAACTGGGTGATGCTGAACCTCTGCTACAAAATTTCAG GTCACTTATCTGTCGATTAGAAGAAGTTGATCCTAGGGAGTTGAAACATGAAGAGAAGCTGGCCTTCTGGATTAACATACACAATGCATTGGTGATGCAT GCATTTTTGGCTTATGGGATTCCACAAAACAATGTAAAGAGAGTTTTTCTACTCTTAAAG GCTGCATACAACATCGGTGGTCACATCATCAGCGCGGACACTATACAGAGTTCTATCCTGGGTTGCCGGATGTCTCGTCCTGGACAG TGGCTTCGCTTGTTACTTTCTCCAAGAACAAAATTCAAATCTGGAGATGAACGGCAAGCATATGCAATTGAGCATCCAGAACCCCTTTTACAATTTGCACTCTGTTCGGGAAGCCATTCTGATCCTGCG GTTCGTGTGTACACACCCAAGAGAGTATTCCAAGAGCTGGAAGCTGCAAAAGAAGAGTACATTCGGGCTACCTTTGGTGTAAGCAAGAATCATAAAATCCTCTTACCAAAGATCGTCGAGTCATTTGTGAAGGACTCCGGTTTGTGTCCGGCTGGAGTGATAGAGATGATCCAACTGTCtttgcctgaatctttgaagaAGAGTGTTAAGAAATGTCAGCTAGGAAAATCCCGCAAGACCATTGAGTGGGTTCCTCACAATTTCACGTTTCGGTATTTGATATCTAAAGAGCTGGTTAAGTGA